The Acidithiobacillus thiooxidans ATCC 19377 DNA window CCGCAAAACCGCGCCCATGTTCCCCGGCGCGTGCAGCCTCAATAGCCGCATTGAGAGCCAGCAGGTTGGTTTGCTTGGCAATTTCCTGCACTTTGCCTGCCAATGTGGTAATAGTACGGGTTTGCTGCAGAAAAGCCTGTACAGTTTCCCCCATGGATGTGACGGTTTGCTCGACGAGATCCATTTCGCCAATTAACACGGAAAGCCGTTCGTTTCCCATCTGCACATCATGTAAGGTCGCTTCGGCCAGCGACTGGTTGGAGCCAATACTGTCTGCCGTGCTGCGCACCGCTTTTATGACCGCATCGGCCTGATCATACAGGGATTGGCTATCCAGCTGTGCAGTACGTAAATCCTGCTCTAAGTCCATACCCAGCAAGTGACTTTCAGCAGTTTGCTCCAGGGCTGTAACTTGATGATCCAGAACTTTACAGCTTTGCCAAAGACGTGCTTTTTGCCAGTCACAAATCGGCGTAATGGTTTTTCCGAGTTCAGGATCATCTCGAATTAACTGTGCCGTTTCTGCGTCACCATCCAGGCAGGCAGAAAACAGGGAAAGCAGAGTATGGTTTTCAGTGGACATGGCGTAGCCTCGTCATGGTGAGATTTTAGTGAGAATGAATAACGCTCGTAATAGCGCGAGCCAGATCATCCGGTAAAAATTTTGCTACGTAGCCATCCGCGTTGACACTGCGCGCATGGGCTTCATTGGCGGTACCAGATAGCGATGAGTGAATGACGACCGGTACATCGCGGAGGGCTTCATTTTCTTTAATATGACGGGTCAATGTAAATCCATCCATTTCGGGCATTTCAAGATCCGTCAAAACCAGTGCGACCTTGTCACGAAGTGGGGTGCCTGACGCTTTGGCATCTTGCGCGAGCTGTTTTAAACGTTCAAGTGCTTCCTTGCCGGTTTTGGTTCCTATAAAAGCCAAGCCCAAACTTTTCAGGGTTTTTTCGATCTGATTGCGCGCGACACCAGAATCATCGGCATAAAGAATGACGGCACCTTTGGGAATTTCTATGGCATGTTGTTGTACGAGTTCATCTCCGGCTTTGAAACGCGAAGGTAATACCTGACGAAGAATGTGTTCCACATCCAGCACCAGAGCCAGGCGTGCGGTTTCTTCGTCCTCATCAAGCCGTGCCAGACTGGTGACCAGGCCGCCTACTGAGGCACCCTCCGCAGAAAGTACGCGACTCCACTCCAGTCGGACAATTTCTTCGACATCTTCAACGGCAAATCCTTGCACAGAACGCTCATATTCTGTAACCAGCAGAATATTTAATCCGTCTGTTTTGCAGCCGACCACCTCTGGTAAATTAATCACGGGAATGATTTGTCCACGTATGTTGGCGACGCCCATCACATGCTCAGGCGCACCGGGCATGGGCGTGATTTTGGGCATGACCAGTGCTTCACGGACCTTGAACACATTGATCCCAAAAAGTTCGCGGCTATTGATTTTGGGATCCGTGCCGAGACGGAATACCAGCAGCTCAAACTTGTTGGTGCCCGCAAGCTGGGCGCGTTCATCAACTTCCCGCAGTAACTGATTCATGATCCAATCCTCAATAGGTTTTTTGAATGATCGCGCTTAGCGCGTCCATATGCTGGAAAATATTATCCCGACTATCCAGGACCTGCCGCAGTAATTTGCCAGTACTTTCCTGATCACCGGCTTGATGTGCAGCCAGTAGTTCCCGCGCGCGTTGATGGAATTGCCGATGCGGCTCGGCCAGGGCGACAAATTCAGCTTCATTGCCCAGAAGCTGCCTCCCTGTTCCTTCATACCATGAGCCCAGAGCACACTGATGTTGGTCCTGCAGATCATCCGGACTCATTGGTGACCCATTATCACTCACGGCATTTTGCAGGCGGTGAACCAATGCTTCATGACTTTGACGGGCGGCATCCAGGGTCATGGATACCGCTAGCGTGCGTAAATTTTTTATTTCTTTTTGCAGATTGCGCGTCACATCCATGGATTGCTGCGCCTGTTGCTGATTGTTCTGTGCGGCACTATCAATATTTTTTGCCGTTAAATTGACGGCTGTTATATTGTTTTGCACTTCGTCTGTGGCATCCTGGACACGTTTGGATAAATTCCGGACTTCATCAGCTACTACGGCAAAACCTCGACCATGTTCTCCGGCACGAGCGGCCTCAATGGCGGCATTTAATGCCAGCAGGTTGGTTTGATAAGCAATTTCGCGGATAGTCTGGGCGATGCGGCTGATTGCAACTACCTGATTCATGAGGGACTGCGAGGCTTGATGGTTATCATCAATGGCTTTTGTAAGTAACGTCAGGTTTTTATTGACTGTTTCCATGGCCGAAGCAGCTTCGGCGGATGTATGGGTGAGTATACGCGCATTTTGGGTCGCATTTCTGGAGCTACTTTCCGAAAATTCATCCATAGTACTCTATTCCCTTTAATGGTTAATTGATCCCGGTACCGACATTGATTTTGTCGAACCAGTCCAGAAAGCGCTTAACATTATCGCCACTATAAATAGCCCCATGCTGTGGGCAGAGATGTTGTATATCTAATTGACTCACCCGCTCTATCCAGTTTTTCTTGGCGGCATTGGAAGGCATCCAGCGTTCATGAAAATATTTGGCTTTTTTGATATGTTCTTCAAAAGCGCGCCCGGTTTTATCGCGTCGGTCTACCCATGCGTCATGACCGGGGGTAATAATGCGGCACCCACATCACCGGAAAACAAAATTTTTGCCTCTGGATCATAAACATGAAAATTAGCTGAAGAATGCAGGTAGTGAGCCGGTATAAACTCCAGGCGCCGCCCTCCAATCATCACATCTCCGCCCTCATCAGGAATGTTTTGCAGTGGGGCATCGAGCGCACCATAATGACGTATAAAACCTTCCCATAGCTTGGGAACGTGCCATTCCATTTTATCGTTACAGGCATGCCATAGCGGCAAGCTGGAAGCAATATCGGGGTCCTGATGTGAAACAAAGGCTGCTTTCAGGCTGGAAGGCGGAATGACTTCCACCATGGCTGCAAAGACCTGGGGAAAAATCTCAAATCCGCCTGGATCCAGAATGATGCTTTGTCCGTTCGATTCGATGACGTAAACATTGGAATCAATGACCCGATGTTCGTCCTGATCGTAAATGATCCACCAGCGATGGCTGCCTGCTTCAAAGACGGGTGCTGCTTTCATGTTCCAGACTCTCCAATTGATGGCGATAGCTGCGAATCGCCTGCGCGACGGTGCGGACGGCTTCGCCCATGTCTCTGGAAACCCGCATCAGCGGAGCTCCGGTTCTTTCTGCAAGTGCCGCTTCGATCCGGCCGTTGGTGACTACATATTCTTGTTCTTCAATACCTTCTTGAAGTTGCTGAACGGTTTCCAGGAGATGGCCCAAAATTTTGACAGCTTCGACTTCTTCCTGCTGAATAACTTTTTGCCAGGTGTTCTGGGTGCTGATCAGGTTGGGACAAGCCTTGCCATGGATCGGGCTGTCACTCAGCATTTCCTGGAATGATTGAGCAAAGCGCTGATGCTGCAAAATGCGCATATAAGCTTCAATGAGTGGCGCGATACTTTCCTGAAGATGGGAGGCTGATGTCTTTAAAATGGCTGCTCTTTCCCGGAAGGCCTGGGCTACCACGCCATAACCGGCCAAGGCGTTACCATGACGCTTGACCAGCACCATGGCATTAAGTGCGCGCCGGTCAATTTCACGCAATGCCTTTTCGATACTTTGCCGTGCTGCAAAGGACGCGTCTACGACCCTCATGATGTGCTGAATATCCATCAGGCAGCTCCCTTACAGGAAACATTGATTATGGTCGAATCTCCACCATGATCAATAACATGGTTAGCCAGGGCGCCGGCATCGAGAATCAGCACGACATTACCTTTTCCGGAAATGGTAGCGCCCTGGTACCAGTTCTGCTCAGCGAGGAAATCAATGGGTTTGACCACAGAGTCCTCGTTTCCAAGCACTTCAGAAACCATAATCAAACCCCGCTCTGTCAATATCCCCTCTATCGGTTCTGATCCTAAACGGAGGGGGCGATCATGAAGAAGTCTGCCGAGATCGACCATGGGGATGACTTCAGTACCGTCTACCCGATAGACACTGCGACCACTCATGCGATGAATCCGGCTTTCCTGGATG harbors:
- a CDS encoding MBL fold metallo-hydrolase; protein product: MKAAPVFEAGSHRWWIIYDQDEHRVIDSNVYVIESNGQSIILDPGGFEIFPQVFAAMVEVIPPSSLKAAFVSHQDPDIASSLPLWHACNDKMEWHVPKLWEGFIRHYGALDAPLQNIPDEGGDVMIGGRRLEFIPAHYLHSSANFHVYDPEAKILFSGDVGAALLPPVMTHG
- a CDS encoding chemotaxis protein, whose translation is MNQLLREVDERAQLAGTNKFELLVFRLGTDPKINSRELFGINVFKVREALVMPKITPMPGAPEHVMGVANIRGQIIPVINLPEVVGCKTDGLNILLVTEYERSVQGFAVEDVEEIVRLEWSRVLSAEGASVGGLVTSLARLDEDEETARLALVLDVEHILRQVLPSRFKAGDELVQQHAIEIPKGAVILYADDSGVARNQIEKTLKSLGLAFIGTKTGKEALERLKQLAQDAKASGTPLRDKVALVLTDLEMPEMDGFTLTRHIKENEALRDVPVVIHSSLSGTANEAHARSVNADGYVAKFLPDDLARAITSVIHSH
- a CDS encoding CZB domain-containing protein, which gives rise to MDVTRNLQKEIKNLRTLAVSMTLDAARQSHEALVHRLQNAVSDNGSPMSPDDLQDQHQCALGSWYEGTGRQLLGNEAEFVALAEPHRQFHQRARELLAAHQAGDQESTGKLLRQVLDSRDNIFQHMDALSAIIQKTY